The DNA region CGTAACTCTACGCCAGCGGGTCGATGCAGAACGGAAAATTGATTGGTATGAAGAATTGTTTGCCGGAGTGAGGGAGCAGTTCCCTGCCCTATGGCTGCATTGTCTTTCTGCCAGTGAGATCCTGGCCATTGCAGTCCGCTCACGACTGACCGTGCGGGATACGATTCTGCGGCTGCGGGATGCTGGCCTCCGCTCGATCCCAGGTGACGATGCCGGAATTCTGGATGATGCGGTGCAGCAGCAGAGTGGCCGGGACAGGTGGACCGTGGCAGACTGGGTTTCAACACACCGCACAGCGCACGAGTTGGGCATTCGGACGACTGCTGGGATGACATTTGGCGTGGGCGAGAGTTTTGAACAGAGGCTGAACCATCTTGACGCCGTGCGGCAGTTGCAGGAGGAGACCGGCGGATTTACCGCGTTTACTCCGGTGAGCTTTCAACCCCGCAAGGTCGGCGTGAGCGGCTTCGAGGAGGCGACTGCAGTGGAATATCTCAAGACGCTGGCTATCTCTCGGATGGTTTTGGACAATATCGATAACGTGCAGGCCGACCTGGAGACGCAGGGGTTGAAGGTCTTGCAGATGGGACTGCGGTTTGGCGGGAACGATGTGGGTTCAGTGCTGTGGGATGGGGCGGATGACACGACTGAGGAGGACCTGCGGCGAGTAATCCGCGGCGCGGGTTTCAAACCGGTGCAGCGGGATACGCTGTATCAAACGATGTTTTTGAACTAGAGCCGCAAGCGGGCCAAATGGAAGCCGTTAGCTTCGCGTAGAATCGTCAAATTAGCAACTTTCGCTGGAGTATCTCCTGTTTTCTTTCGTTCAATCGATTCCGTCTACGCTCGCCATGCTGGTAGCTCCGCATGGCTTTGGCCATTATTGGAAGACCCACTACGCCGACAAGACGTTCGAACACCTGTACCGGTGGAATACGTTCGATACGTGCATGTTGATTCCCTACTTCATCGTGATGGTGATTCTGGCGTTCTATGGGATTCACCGGTATCAGCTGGTCTGGCTCTATTACAAGAACAAGAAGAATGCGCCAAAGTGGGATGAGCCGCCCGCGCGGTTTGCCGAAGGCCAGCTGCCGTTTGTGACGGTGCAATTGCCGATGTTCAACGAACAGTTTGTGATCGATCGGCTTATGGAAGCTGTGTGTCAGCTTGAGTATCCTCGCGACCGGCTTGAGATTCAGGTGCTGGATGACTCGACCGATGAGACCCAGACCGTGGCCCGGGAGATGGTAGAACGATATGCTTCGGGCGCCATGGGAATGCCGCCACAGCCGATTTTTTATCTACACCGCACCAACCGGCATGGGTATAAGGCCGGAGCGTTGGACAAAGGCCTCGATGTTGCAAGGGGCGAGCTGGTGGCGATATTCGATGCGGACTTTGTGCCTCCGCCACGGTGGCTGATGCAGGTGGTGCACCATTTTGCCGAGCCGGAGATCGGCATGGTGCAAACGCGCTGGACGCACCTGAACCGGAACTATAGCTTTCTGACTCAAGTCGAAGCCATCCTGCTGGACGGGCACTTTGTATTGGAGCATGGCGGGCGCAGCCGGTCTGGTGTGTTCTTCAACTTCAACGGCACGGCAGGGATGTGGCGGCGGCAAACGATCACGGACGCTGGCGGATGGCAGCACGACACGCTGACAGAGGACACCGACCTCAGCTACAGGGCGCAACTGGTGGGGTGGAAGTTCAAGTATCTCCAGGATGTGGAGTGTCCGGCGGAGCTGCCGATTGAGATGACCGCCTTCAAGACGCAGCAGGCGCGCTGGGCGAAGGGACTGATCCAAACGGCGAAGAAGATTCTGCCGCAGGTGATGAAGAGCGATGCGCCGTGGCATACCAAGCTCGAGGCGTGGTATCACCTGACGGCGAATATCAGCTATCCGCTGATGATCATACTGAGCGTGCTGCTCATGCCAGCGATGATTATCCGGAGCTGGCAGGGCTATCTGCAGATGCTGCTGATCGACTTTCCACTGTTCATGGCGAGCACGATGTCGGTGTCGACGTTTTATCTTGTCAGCCAGAAGGAGCTGTTTCCCAAGGCATGGCATAAGAGGATCTTCTACGTGCCGTTTCTGCTGGCGCTGGGAGGCATTGGGCTCACGATCACCAATACCAAGGCCGTCATGGAAGCCCTCTTTGGTGTAAAGAGCGCATTCGCGCGGACTCCGAAGTACAAGGTGCTGAAGAAGGGTGAAAAGTCCCAGGCCAAGGTCTACCGGAAACGGCTGGGGATTGTGCCGTGGATCGAGCTGGTGCTCGGAGCTTACTTTGCGTGGACGGTCTGGTATGCCGTCTCCACGGAGAACTTCTTCACTGTGCCATTCCTGCTTCTGTTTGTGTTCGGATACTGGTACACCGGCCTGCTGAGCCTGCTACAAGGGCGGTTTGAGCGAGGCGGAAGTGCTGGGCAGGAGATGCACGAGAAGCCTTATCCGATTGGGATATGAGACTGGTACGGAGATGAAGAAAGCCCGGCATTGAGCCGGGCTTTTTCTGTGTTCAGGTTGGTGAAGGTTAGAAACGTATGCCGAAGGTCACCGGGATCAATGTGGTTCGAGCGCTGGCCTGGGGGAATGCGTTGAAGTAGCTGGTATTTCCGCTAACGTCGAAGCGACGCGCCTGATTGTCAGTCCAGACGTAACGTGCCTCTCCATAGAAGCGGGTGCCGGACCAGCGGGAGACCTTGTAGGTAAAGCCGAGGCCGGCATTTACGCCAAAGGCATTGCTGGCGTACTTGTCGATGGGCTGGTTGGCCTGGTACTGATAGCAACCATAGTATGGATCGCAGTAGGTTCCGATGCCGGGTATGGTGAAGACAGTGGCCTTATGATAGTAGCCGGCGCCGCCGGTGACATAAGCTCCCCAGGTATCAGACGTGTAGTAATTGACGATGGGATCCAACGAAAAGGACCAGTCGTGAATATAGCCGTTGAGTTGGGTGAGAGAGTTTCCATTCTGATCGGTCGCACCAAGGCTGTTGTAAAGGGCGAGCTGGTTGTTGAGCGTGTGGGTCTGGATGCCCATCTTGTCGTAGTCAAACTGGAGCAACACACCTAGAGTCTTGTTGAAATTACGCCCTCCGCCAACCTGAAACCTCCAACCGGGAGATGCGTAATTGTGTGTACCGCCCGTTGGCAGGTTGAAGCCGCCGCCAACCATGAAGGTGTATTTTTGTGAGCCGTCGGGATTGGTGTGGCTATCGCTGTAGTTCGGACGGCGGTAGCGGCGGCGCGGCGGAGGCTGCATCGCGGCTGCAGGGCTGGGATCGAAGCGCTCCGTTGCGACAGTCTCGGAGTCCGACGAACTTGAACTGGAACTCGGTGAGGAAAGATCGAGTGGTGCCATGAGGCTCGCCTGAAGATTAAGAGCAGGCTGCGCCGGTGCCGCTGTGGCGGCTGGCTGCTGGGCCTCGAGACCAAGCGTGGCGGCTGCGGTAAAGACGCCGAAGGCCGCGGTGCGAAGAAGGAGGGTGGAAAGGCGATTTTTATTGCTCGTCGTGTGCATCTTAAAGGCTCCCTTGGTTCTGCGAATGCTGCTGTCTGCGAGTTCTTCCTAAGCTTCAACCCGGCTAATGTGCGCTTGTTGTGTAGGACGCTTAAAAAACCGTTTTGGATGACAAAAAAATAGTCACGTGCATTCCGTTAGTACAGGATGCACGTGACTTAGATATAACCGAGCGCTTTAGTGGATGTCGAACTGCTCGGGGTGAAGGCTGGGATCGGATTTGACCAGGATAGTTTTACCGACCATCTCTTCCATCTCCTGCAACCATTTCGTCGAAGACTTGAGTTGCTTGACGACGTCAGGATGGACGCGCAGCATGACATCCCCGCGGTCGAGGTGCTTCTGCATCTTGCGCATCTCGACGTAGATGTCGTTGCATACCGTGACTGGAGACTTGACCATTCCAGTACCCACACAGACGTTGCACGTGGTGGAGAGGGTGCGCTCGAGCGACTGCTTGACCCGCTTACGGGTGATGGCGACCAGGCCAAAGTCATTGAACTGAAGAACCTTCGATGGGGCACGGTCGCTCTTGAGCTCTTCTTCGAGGGCGGCCATGACCCGATTGCGATTCTTGCGCTCATCCATGTCGATGAAGTCGATGATGATGATGCCGCCCAGGTCGCGCAGGCGAATCTGACGGACGATCTCGGGAATCGCATCGAGGTTGGTCTTGACGATGGTGTCTTCGAGGCGGGCGGTCTTGCCGACAAACTTGCCGGTGTTGATATCGATCGCGACGAGGGCTTCGGTCTGGTTGATGACGATGCTGCCGCCGGATTTGAGCCACACCTTCGAGCGAAGGGCCTTGTTTATCTCTTCGGTAATGCCGAACTGCTCGAAGAGAGGAGTCTCTTTGGTATAGAGCTTGACGCGGCGGATGAGCGAGGGCTGGAAGCGCTGCAGGAATCGCAGCACTCGCTCATACTCGGTCTCGGTGTCGACCCAGATGGCAGAGAAGTTATCAGTGACCTGATCGCGAAGGATGCGCTCGACTAGGTTCAGGTCGTGATAGATGAGAGCCGGGGATTTGCTGGACTCCGAGCGCTGCTTGATGTCGGCCCAGAGGTTGAGCAGGAAGCGGAGATCGCTGCGCAGCTCTTCTTCACTGGCACCCGACGCGGCGGTTCGGACGATGAAGCCTCCCGAGGCCTCACCCTTTTCGCTGAGCAGAATTTCCTTCAGACGGCGGCGTTCGCTGTCGGACTCGATCTTGCGAGAGACGCCGGTGTGATTGACCGTCGGCATGAAGACCAGGAAGCGGCCAGGAAGAGCGATGTGCGAGGTAATGCGCGCACCCTTCTTGGCGATGGGCTCCTTGGCAATCTGGACGAGAACCTCCTGGCCCGGCTTCAGCAATTCGCTGATCGCGGGCAGATTGGTCGTCTGCATCGAGTTGCGTCCGCCACGACGGTCCCGGCTCCCCCCGCTGCGTTCGCGGTCGCCTGCGCCGCCGGTGTAGCGGGGGCGGTCGCCACGGCTACGGTCACCACGGCGTCCATCACGACGGGCACCATCGCGGCGACTGCTTCGGCCACGGTCGCCATCGCGCGGACGTTCCTGATCAGGCGCGGTCTGAGATTGGTCGAAGCCGGTAGCAGCGGCATGTTCGCCCTCTTCGTGGATGAGGCCGTCTTCTTCGTCCGCTTCGTCTTCCTCTTCGGATACGTCGGATTCATCGAGGTCTTCTTCGTACTCGTGAGTGCCGTCGTCGAAGGAGTCTTCTTCTTCGAGCTCTTCAAGCTCGTCGTCTTCGATGACGCTGTTGCCGGAGCTGGTGATCTCGTCGATAGACATCTCGCGGATCATGGTGCCCAGGTCTGCGGCGCCTTCGAGGGTCTCCTCTTCGTCAAGGTCGTCCATCTCTTCGATGGAGCTGGCCTGAAGAGTGGTGGGGTAATCCTCTTCTTCTATGACTTCTTCTTCGAGTTCCCCAGCGCCGGGCGCGAATTGCTGAGGTACCGGCTCGATGCCGTCTTCAACGGCATTCTCGGCGGGATTGGCGATGACGGTCTCGTGCTGGATCGGAGAAGCAGGTTCGATTGCCGGCTCAGGCGTGAACGCCGCAACAGGAGGCTCGGTAGCCATCTCGCCAGTGGCATGGATGGCGGTGAACTCATGCGCTGCGGGCTCTTCTATGTGCTCGGCGTGATGCTCTATCGGCTCTTCTATTGTCGGGGCGCTCTGACGAAACTCACTGGGCGCGACGGGATCGACGCGGTAGGAGGCAGAGGCGTCGGTGGGCTCGTACTCGGACGGCGGTGTGGATTCGTGGGCTTGTTCGACAGACGCCTGCTCAATGGGCTCGGCCTCGACTGCTTCGGGA from Edaphobacter paludis includes:
- a CDS encoding dehypoxanthine futalosine cyclase, producing the protein MGISWEQALDCFNSDDLIGIGMEADAVRRKLHPEGVVSYAIDRKIDCATAPFEALYQQIHATVEMGGTGVTLRQRVDAERKIDWYEELFAGVREQFPALWLHCLSASEILAIAVRSRLTVRDTILRLRDAGLRSIPGDDAGILDDAVQQQSGRDRWTVADWVSTHRTAHELGIRTTAGMTFGVGESFEQRLNHLDAVRQLQEETGGFTAFTPVSFQPRKVGVSGFEEATAVEYLKTLAISRMVLDNIDNVQADLETQGLKVLQMGLRFGGNDVGSVLWDGADDTTEEDLRRVIRGAGFKPVQRDTLYQTMFLN
- a CDS encoding cellulose synthase family protein — its product is MLVAPHGFGHYWKTHYADKTFEHLYRWNTFDTCMLIPYFIVMVILAFYGIHRYQLVWLYYKNKKNAPKWDEPPARFAEGQLPFVTVQLPMFNEQFVIDRLMEAVCQLEYPRDRLEIQVLDDSTDETQTVAREMVERYASGAMGMPPQPIFYLHRTNRHGYKAGALDKGLDVARGELVAIFDADFVPPPRWLMQVVHHFAEPEIGMVQTRWTHLNRNYSFLTQVEAILLDGHFVLEHGGRSRSGVFFNFNGTAGMWRRQTITDAGGWQHDTLTEDTDLSYRAQLVGWKFKYLQDVECPAELPIEMTAFKTQQARWAKGLIQTAKKILPQVMKSDAPWHTKLEAWYHLTANISYPLMIILSVLLMPAMIIRSWQGYLQMLLIDFPLFMASTMSVSTFYLVSQKELFPKAWHKRIFYVPFLLALGGIGLTITNTKAVMEALFGVKSAFARTPKYKVLKKGEKSQAKVYRKRLGIVPWIELVLGAYFAWTVWYAVSTENFFTVPFLLLFVFGYWYTGLLSLLQGRFERGGSAGQEMHEKPYPIGI
- a CDS encoding Rne/Rng family ribonuclease; protein product: MSKEIYISSTPHETRLAIVENDDLTEIYYERENEYTLAGSIYNGRVTRVLPGMQSSFVDIGLERDAFLYITDFMEEAGDSADFDTNGDHGKRADNRRRETPVTLEGATAAPSEESAARPERGDRGRDRGGRGRNDRRRGNRQPGSDTAQPLENPEAIVADFTPESDFGPHPDSLSAEPADTAEIGEGAPGADGSRRWRGRRGRRRGRPGQRDASVQPVNADAQSEFTAPDPEEQNESQYDSPLDLEGAAERSTPRNSAPVPAAYPAPESATENTERRDRNGRNDRGDRGGRNDRGGRNDRGGRDRDAGQRRTPRGFAPRTSLYGVDDAPSNESAGTDGPPPEPIVLPGESLSKYRKDGDQPQATAKTAEPTIILASSPGYEVPTGWDGGAILPGESLSRHRRPESRDSRQEPRAEHRSGSQPSLRNDHQQQASISEAVEVPEAVEAEPIEQASVEQAHESTPPSEYEPTDASASYRVDPVAPSEFRQSAPTIEEPIEHHAEHIEEPAAHEFTAIHATGEMATEPPVAAFTPEPAIEPASPIQHETVIANPAENAVEDGIEPVPQQFAPGAGELEEEVIEEEDYPTTLQASSIEEMDDLDEEETLEGAADLGTMIREMSIDEITSSGNSVIEDDELEELEEEDSFDDGTHEYEEDLDESDVSEEEDEADEEDGLIHEEGEHAAATGFDQSQTAPDQERPRDGDRGRSSRRDGARRDGRRGDRSRGDRPRYTGGAGDRERSGGSRDRRGGRNSMQTTNLPAISELLKPGQEVLVQIAKEPIAKKGARITSHIALPGRFLVFMPTVNHTGVSRKIESDSERRRLKEILLSEKGEASGGFIVRTAASGASEEELRSDLRFLLNLWADIKQRSESSKSPALIYHDLNLVERILRDQVTDNFSAIWVDTETEYERVLRFLQRFQPSLIRRVKLYTKETPLFEQFGITEEINKALRSKVWLKSGGSIVINQTEALVAIDINTGKFVGKTARLEDTIVKTNLDAIPEIVRQIRLRDLGGIIIIDFIDMDERKNRNRVMAALEEELKSDRAPSKVLQFNDFGLVAITRKRVKQSLERTLSTTCNVCVGTGMVKSPVTVCNDIYVEMRKMQKHLDRGDVMLRVHPDVVKQLKSSTKWLQEMEEMVGKTILVKSDPSLHPEQFDIH